GTCCGTTTCTTTGTCGTCTGTATCCTCTTGCAGCGTTTCGTGCTCGATGGGATTGGTGTTCCGTTCTGGGTCACGGTTCCTGTCATGGTACTGCTTATCTGGCTTTATACGCGCAAGGGTGGCATCAAGACGCTGGTGTGGACGGATACCTTTCAGACGCTCTGTATGTTTGCTGCGCTCATCCTCATTATCTGTCAGGTGATGTCAGCGTTGGGCATGACTCCTTCCGAAGCGATCACCGCGATTGCTCACGACAGTCATTCCCGTATTCTTGTCTTTGATGACTGGATGTCGAAACAGAATTTCTGGAAACAGTTCCTCAGCGGTGTCTTTGTCGTGATTGTGATGACTGGTCTTGATCAGGACATGATGCAGAAGAATCTTACCTGCAAGTCGCTCCGTGAGGCCCAGAAGGATGTTTGCAGCTATGGTTTTGCCTTTGTGCCTGCCAATCTGCTTTTCCTGAGTCTGGGTGTGTTGCTGGTGATGCTGGCTCAGAAACAGGGAGTGGCTTTGCCTGATGCTCCTGATGATCTGTTGCCGATGTTTGCGGCTTCGGGGGCGATGGGAAACCTGGTGGTGGTCTTGTTTACCATTGGCATTGTGGCGGCAAGTTTCTCCAGTGCCGATTCAGCATTGACCGCGATTACTACGAGTCTCTGTGTGGATATATTGGGCAGGAAAGAGGATATGAAGCTTCGCAAGCGCATGCATCTGCTGGTGGCTTTCGTCTTCATGCTCTTCATCATTGCTTTCAAGGCGATTAATTCTACGAGCGTGATAGATGCCATCTACATCCTCTGCTCTTATACTTACGGTCCGCTGTTGGGTTTGTTTGCCTTCAGTCTGCTCACCAAGCGTCAGGTAAACGACCGCTGGTCGCCATGGGTCTGCATCGCCAGTCCGCTCATCTGCTTCGCCATCGATACCCTTACCTCGCAGTATGTGGGCTATAAGTTCGGTTATGAGCTTCTGATGCTGAATGGCGCCCTGACATTTGCAGGTCTCGCTCTTATAAAAAAAGAAACAGTTAAATACAAACAATAATGAAAACAAAAGTATTATTCGCAGCATTGTTGCTCAGTGCAACAACTGCTTTTGCCCAGCAGGAGAAGTTGGGCTCCGGTATTGACAAGACCAACATGGACTTGACCATTAAGCCGGGTAATGATTTCTATCGCTATGCCGCAGGCAACTGGATGAAGAATCATCCACTCGATGCCGAGCATACCGACAATGGTGCTTTCACCGATCTCTTTGAGCAGAACCAGAAGCGCATCCAGGACATCATCCTTGAATATGCTTCCAAGCCACAGCAGAAGGGGTCACTCGGACAGAAGATCGGTTCGCTCTACAACCTCCGTATGGACAGCGTTCGCCTGAACAAGGAGGGATGGGCACCTATCAAGCCAACTCTCGACCGCATTGCAGCCATCAAGGACCGCAGAGAGTATCAGCTCGTTACCGCTCAGCTCGATTTCCGTGGCGAGGGTACCATGATGTATGGCATCGGTGTGGGCGCCGACCTTCGTGATGCCGCCAACAACCTCGTTGAGGTAGACCAGAGTGGTCTCGGTCTTGGTGTACGCGATTACTATGTAAACGATGACGAGCAGACCAAGAAGATTCGTGATGCATACAAGGCTTATATGAAGAAGCTCTTCCAGATGGTAGGCAACGACGAGGCTACCGCCCAGAAGAAGATGGAGGCTGTGATGGCTATCGAGACCCGCATCGCTAAGGCAAGCTATAGCCAGGTACAGCTTCGCGACATCGACAAGAACTATCACAAGATGACCTACAACCAGCTCGTGCTCGATTATCCTGGCATCGACTGGGGCAATGTGTTCCTGGCATCCGGTTTCCCTGCTTTCAAGGAAATTTGCGTGGGTCAGCCTGAACCAATCCACGAGGTTGAGAAGATTCTCGCAGAGACCTCTCTGGATGATCTGAAGACATACGCAGAGATCAAGGTGATTTCTGGTGCAACCAGCGTATTGAGCGATGATTTCCGTGCCGTATCCTTTGAGTTGAGCAAGGTAATGAGCGGTGTTCAGCAGGACCGTCCTCGCTGGAAGCGTGCCGTAAGTACCGTGAGCGGTGTGTTGGGCGAGGCTATCGGAAAGATTTACGTAGAGAAGTACTTCCCGGAGAGCAGCAAGAAGCGTATGCTCGAACTGGTTCACAATCTCCAGACTGCGCTTTCACAGCGCATCGACGAGGCTACATGGATGAGTGCTGCTACCAAGGCACAGGCTAAGGATAAGCTGGAGAACTTCATCATCAAGATCGGCTATCCTGACAAGTGGAAGGACTATAGCGGATTGCAGGTAGATGACAGCCTTTCTCTCTACGAGAATATGGCAAATATCTCTGAGTTCTTTACCAAGGATGAAATCGCCCGCAAGGTGAACAAGCCGGTAGATAAGACAGAGTGGGGAATGACTCCTCAGACTATCAATGCTTATTATAACCCAACTACCAACGAGATCTGCTTCCCTGCAGCTATTCTCCAGCCTCCATTCTTCGACCCGACAGCTGATGATGCGATGAACTATGGTGGTATCGGTGGTGTAATCGGTCATGAGATGAGTCATGGCTTTGACGATCAGGGCAGCCAGTTTGACAAGACCGGTAACCAGCACAACTGGTGGACTGCTGCTGACAAGAAGAACTTCGAGTCTCGCACCAAGATCCTGGTTGACCATTTCAACAAGATTGAGTTGGCTGGCAAGAAGGTAAACGGCCAGATGACCCTGGGTGAGAACATCGGTGACAATGGTGGTTTGAATATTGCTTTCCGTGCACTTCAGAATGTGATGAAGATAGAGAAGTTGGGTGTGAAGGATGGATTTACTCCAGAACAGCGCTTCTTCCTGGCATGGGCACGTGTATGGGCAGGCAATGCCCGTCCTGAGTACCTGCAGTATCTGATGACCGTGGATGTTCACTCTCCAAACGAGGCTCGTGTAAACGGTGCCCTCCCAATGGTGGATTCATGGTATAAGGCATTCAACATCAAGAAGGGCGACAAGCTCTTTGTTCCTAAGAACAAGCGTGCACATATCTGGTAAAAACATAAAACATAAAAAAAGTCTTGCAGGCTATATGCTTGCAAGACTTTTTTTATCTAATCATTACTTTGTTCCGAAATAGAGGAACAGCATTCCGAGCAGAACGAGGAGAAGGTCTACGAACTTCGCCTTGAGATTCTTCTCATGGAAGATGGCTGCACCGAAGAGGAAGCTGACGATGACCGAACCGCGGCGAATCATGCTCACGATACTGATCATGGCGCCAGGCAGACTCAGAGCGTAGAAATATACGAAGTCGGCTGCCGAAAGGAAGATACTGATGAAGATGATACTCCAGTGCCAGTGGAATGGGGTAGAATTCTTCTTGGTAGGCCACCATATCATCAGAAGCATGGCTCCCATGAGGAAACACTGGTAGATGTTGTACCAGCTCTGCACAATCATTCTGTCTAATCCTACACCATCATTCTCTGGTGGAGCCATCAGATACTTGTCGTAGAGACCGCTTATTGCACCGAGCACGGCAGCCAGCACGATGAAGTAAATCCATTTGTTGTGCTTGAAGTCGATACCCTCTTTCTTGCCGCTGCGCGAAAGCATGGCAAAGGAGATGATGGCAAGTATGACACCAATCCACTGATACAGATTCAGTACCTCGCCATAAACCAGCAGGGCGCCTACGAGTGTCATTACCGGTCGGGTGGCGTTGATAGGTCCTACGATGGTGAGCGGCAGGTGTTTCATGCCGAAATAACCGAAGATCCAGCTGCTCAATACGATGAAACTCTTGAGCACGATGTACTTGTGAACTTCCCATCCGCCTTCTGCTACATGAAACATCGTTCCATCCAGCGAATTTCCTGTATAGCTCATTACGATGAACGGCAGGAAGATGAGCGATGAGAAGAGCGTGTTCAGAAAGAGCACGGGAATCACTGCGTTACCTGAAAGTGCCTTCTTCTTGAAGGCATCATAAAATCCCAGCAGCGCTGCTGAGAGAAATGCTAATACTAACCACATTTTTATGAATGTTAAATGTTGAATGTTGAATGAGGCTCACGCCCTTGTGTTTCTAATCATTTAATCTTTGAAATCATACCCCACGTCTTCCAGGAACAATGCGTTACCCGGCATGCTTTCGCCTGCATCGCTGCGGCTTCCGTTGTGCAGGATATCGAGAAACTGTTCCATCGTAATCTTTTCTCTGCCTACATCGATGAGTGTACCTACTACGGCTCTCACCATGTTTCTCAGGAACCGGTTGGCGGTAATCTCAAAATACCAGGTGGTAGGAGAGGTCTGTATCCATCGGGCGGCTGTTACGTGGCAGATGGTAGTCTTGTTGTCGCCACCCGCCTTGCAGAACGCTGCATAGTCTTCGTGATGCAGAAAATGCTGAGCAGCCTCGTTCATCTTCTCGAAATTCAGGGGATAGTTCATCTGCAGTGAATAATGGCGCTCAAACGGATCTTTCTGCGTATGTATATAATAATGGTATGTGCGCGAGATAGCAGAGAAACGGGCATGCATCTCCGGGGCTACCTCCATTACTTCGTATACGGCGATGTCGCGGGGCAGGATGCGGTTCAGGCGGTATACCAGCTGGTCGGGTTCCATCGGAATCCTGTCGGTATCGAAGTGGGCTGCCATGTGTCGTGCATGTACGCCGGTATCGGTCCTTCCTGCTCCCACCACCTCCATTTCCTTTCTCAGAAGTATGGAGAGGGCGCGCTGCAACTCCTGCTGCACCGAATTGGCATTGGGCTGAATCTGCCAGCCGTGGTAGTTGGTGCCGTCGTAACCGAAGAATATGAAATATCTCATGATAATCTTTAAACTTTTTTGTTTTTTTGCTATGAACTTTGAGCTTTGATTTGTTCTACGTTCTTTGCTTAATTCGGGTGCAAAGTTACTAAAAAAACGTGAAATATGGTATAATAATACAGATTTTTTTCAAAAATGGTACAATCTTGAAAGAAAAGTTCATTTTTATTTTGCAAATTGACAATAATTGTGTACTTTTGCCAACGTTTTTGATATTATAGATTATGGCACAGAACATATTCAAGGGTTTAGGTGTTGCCCTTATTACTCCTTTCAACACCGATGGCTCGGTTGATTATCAGTCGCTCAAGCGATTGGTAGAGTTTCAAATTGACAATGGTGCAGACTTCCTTTGCATCCTTGCCACAACTGGTGAGGCTCCATGTCTTACACAGGAAGAGAAAGATAAAATCACAGAATTGGTAAAAGATGTGAACAAGGGTCGCATCAAGATATTGAAATATTGTGGCGGTAATAATACTGCTGCTGTCGTTGAAGAAATCAAGAACACCGACTGGAGTGGCATCGATGGCATTCTCAGTATCTGTCCTTACTATAACAAACCTTCTCAGGAAGGTCTCTATCAGCACTTCAAGGCCATCGCCCAGGCTAGTCCGCTGCCTATCGTGCTCTACAATGTTCCTGGCAGAACCGGTATCAACATGAAGCCTGAAACAACCTGCCGTATCGCCCGCGACTTCCCTAATGTGGTAGCCGTGAAGGAGGCTAGTGGCAGTCTGGAGCAGGTAGATGAGATTATCAAGAACAAGCCTGATAATTTTGATGTTATCAGCGGCGATGATGCGCTTACCTTCTCAATGATTGCCAGTGGTGCTGCCGGCGTTATTTCTGTTATCGGCAATGCCCTGCCTAAGGCTTTCAGCCGTATGATCCGTCTCGAGTTCCGTGGCGAATATGAGCCAGCCCGTAAGATTCATCATTCTTTTACCGAGCTCTACAGTCTGCTCTTTGTTGACGGTAACCCTGCCGGTGTAAAGGCGCTCCTCAATGATATGGGCTTCATCGAGAACGAGCTCCGTCTGCCTCTGGTTCCTACCCGTATTGCAACCAAGCAGAAGATGAGCGACATCCTGAAGACTTTGAATATCTAAAATAGTGATTAGTTACTGAACTTTTGCATATGGGGAAGTTAAGTGAAGTTAGGGAAGTTAGAAGGAAGTTAAGGGACAAATGTCCTACGTTTTACGCTAGAAGACTATTGTCCCTTAACTTCCCGAACGACCGTAGGGAGTGATAACTTCTTTAACTTCAATCAATTCCCTCACTTGCGAAACTTGAATATAATACAGCCAACGTAATCGTTTAAGTGAAATTATCAAAAATATTTCGCTTAAACGATTCTTTTTTCGGATATTTGTTGTATCTTTGCGCTACAATTTGAAATGTATAAATAAACATTTAAAAACTACGATAACGAATTATGAAGCAATTTATGGATGAAAACTTCCTGCTCGACACGAAGACAGCACAGGATCTTTTCCACAATCATGCGGCTAAAATGCCAATTATCGATTATCACTGCCACCTCATCCCTGAGATGGTAGCCAATGATCACAAGTTTAAGAGTATTACAGAACTTTGGCTCGGCGGCGACCACTACAAGTGGCGTGCTATGCGTACCAACGGTGTAGATGAGCGCTTCTGCACAGGTACTGATACTAGCGACTGGGAGAAGTTCGAGAAGTGGGCTGAAACAGTGCCTTATACATTCCGTAACCCTCTCTATCACTGGACTCACCTGGAGCTCAAGACTGCTTTCGGTATCAATAAGCAGCTCAGCCCTAAGACTGCCCGTGAAATCTACGATGAGTGTAACGAGAAGTTGCAGTTGCCTGAATTCAGTGCTCGTGGCTTGATGCGTCATTATAACGTAGAGTGCGTTTGTACAACAGACGACCCAATCGATGACCTGCGTTACCACAAGCAGACACGTGAGAGCGGTTTCGAAATCAAGATGATTCCTGCTTGGCGTCCAGACAAGGCTATGAACATTGAGAAGCCAGATTTCGCTGACTATATGAACAAGCTCGGTGAGGTAGCAGGTGTTAACCTCGTTACATTCCAGGATATGTTTGATGCTTTGCAGAAGCGTCACGACTTCTTTACTGAGAACGGCTGTAAGTTGAGCGACCACGGTATCGAGGAGTTCTACGATGAGCCATACACAGATTCTCAGATTGAGACTATCTTTGCCAAGGCTATGCGTGGTCAGCAGCTTTCTGCTCTCGAAATCCGTCAGTACAAGCATGCATTCCTCAAGGTTTGCGCTGAGATGGATCACGCTGCCGACTGGACACAGCAGTACCACTATGGTGCTATCCGCGACAACAATACACTGATGTACAACAAACTCGGTGCTGATACCGGTTTCGATTCTATCGGTGAGTTCACTACAGCCAAGGCTATGAGCAGCTTCCTCAATGAGCTCAACATGGAGGGTAAGCTCACTCGTACTATCCTCTATACATTGAACCCATGTGCCAACGAGGTAATCGCTACCATGCTCGGTAACTTCCAGGATGGTTCTTGCCCAGGTAAGATTCAGTTTGGTTCTGGCTGGTGGTTCAACGATCAGCTCGATGGTATGACCCGCCAGATGAACGCACTCTCTGTATTGGGTCTCCTGAGCCGTTTCGTAGGTATGTTGACCGACTCACGTTCATTCCTCAGCTACCCACGTCACGAGTACTTCCGTCGTTTGCTCTGCAACCTCCTCGGCAATGATGTAGAGAAGGGCTTGCTTCCTAACGACATGGAGAGCCTCTCTCGCATGGTAGAGGATATCTCTTACAACAATGCTCGCAACTACTTCAAGTTCTATTAATCCATAGAACTGTAGCAATTTATACTAAGACAAATCCCTTCACGTCATCCCGGTGGTGTTGTGGAGGGATTTGATGTTTTTATCGTGAAACCAACACTTTAAGCTTATGGGGGTAATAGAAAGAATACTAGGTTTTTACGAAGATATCAGAGAGTTCAATTCTTCTAATATCAAAGACTTCCGGGGCAGACTCAAGTCTTGGATCAAGATGGGTATGCTTGCCGGTCGCATCTTCTATCTCAAGGATATGTGGGCCAGGGATGTGGCTGCCTTGACTTTTGCCTCCTTCATGGCTCTGATACCTTTCATGGCTATGATGTTTGTCATAGCCCGTGGTTTCGGCTATGCCTCTCTGCTCGAATCCTGGCTCTCTACCACCTTCGAGGCACAGCCCGTTGTAGCGCAGACCATCGTTAACTTCGTTCACAATTATATCGAGAATACGCAGAGCAACTACATCATCGGTACGGGTATCGTGATGTTTCTCTATACCATCGTTTCGCTGATGCAGAAGATAGAGCTTACCTTCAATGATATCTGGCATACGGGCGAGCGTTCATGGAAGCAGATTGTTACCGAATATCCAACCATTCTGTTTGGTCTGGGACTGCTGATACTCTTTGCTTCGAGCATCAATGTATGGACGGTGAATATGGTGGATAATGTAGACAGGATAGCGGATATCGGTGATACCATTCCTTCGTTCATCCTTCATCTGGCGGCTTTTGTTCCGATGTTCCTGTTCTTCGTGTTCTGCTATTATGTCATCCCGAATACCTATATCCGGGT
This Segatella copri DSM 18205 DNA region includes the following protein-coding sequences:
- a CDS encoding M13 family metallopeptidase; protein product: MKTKVLFAALLLSATTAFAQQEKLGSGIDKTNMDLTIKPGNDFYRYAAGNWMKNHPLDAEHTDNGAFTDLFEQNQKRIQDIILEYASKPQQKGSLGQKIGSLYNLRMDSVRLNKEGWAPIKPTLDRIAAIKDRREYQLVTAQLDFRGEGTMMYGIGVGADLRDAANNLVEVDQSGLGLGVRDYYVNDDEQTKKIRDAYKAYMKKLFQMVGNDEATAQKKMEAVMAIETRIAKASYSQVQLRDIDKNYHKMTYNQLVLDYPGIDWGNVFLASGFPAFKEICVGQPEPIHEVEKILAETSLDDLKTYAEIKVISGATSVLSDDFRAVSFELSKVMSGVQQDRPRWKRAVSTVSGVLGEAIGKIYVEKYFPESSKKRMLELVHNLQTALSQRIDEATWMSAATKAQAKDKLENFIIKIGYPDKWKDYSGLQVDDSLSLYENMANISEFFTKDEIARKVNKPVDKTEWGMTPQTINAYYNPTTNEICFPAAILQPPFFDPTADDAMNYGGIGGVIGHEMSHGFDDQGSQFDKTGNQHNWWTAADKKNFESRTKILVDHFNKIELAGKKVNGQMTLGENIGDNGGLNIAFRALQNVMKIEKLGVKDGFTPEQRFFLAWARVWAGNARPEYLQYLMTVDVHSPNEARVNGALPMVDSWYKAFNIKKGDKLFVPKNKRAHIW
- the dapA gene encoding 4-hydroxy-tetrahydrodipicolinate synthase; this translates as MAQNIFKGLGVALITPFNTDGSVDYQSLKRLVEFQIDNGADFLCILATTGEAPCLTQEEKDKITELVKDVNKGRIKILKYCGGNNTAAVVEEIKNTDWSGIDGILSICPYYNKPSQEGLYQHFKAIAQASPLPIVLYNVPGRTGINMKPETTCRIARDFPNVVAVKEASGSLEQVDEIIKNKPDNFDVISGDDALTFSMIASGAAGVISVIGNALPKAFSRMIRLEFRGEYEPARKIHHSFTELYSLLFVDGNPAGVKALLNDMGFIENELRLPLVPTRIATKQKMSDILKTLNI
- the uxaC gene encoding glucuronate isomerase, with the protein product MKQFMDENFLLDTKTAQDLFHNHAAKMPIIDYHCHLIPEMVANDHKFKSITELWLGGDHYKWRAMRTNGVDERFCTGTDTSDWEKFEKWAETVPYTFRNPLYHWTHLELKTAFGINKQLSPKTAREIYDECNEKLQLPEFSARGLMRHYNVECVCTTDDPIDDLRYHKQTRESGFEIKMIPAWRPDKAMNIEKPDFADYMNKLGEVAGVNLVTFQDMFDALQKRHDFFTENGCKLSDHGIEEFYDEPYTDSQIETIFAKAMRGQQLSALEIRQYKHAFLKVCAEMDHAADWTQQYHYGAIRDNNTLMYNKLGADTGFDSIGEFTTAKAMSSFLNELNMEGKLTRTILYTLNPCANEVIATMLGNFQDGSCPGKIQFGSGWWFNDQLDGMTRQMNALSVLGLLSRFVGMLTDSRSFLSYPRHEYFRRLLCNLLGNDVEKGLLPNDMESLSRMVEDISYNNARNYFKFY
- a CDS encoding sodium:solute symporter → MAIVITVLAYFCVLLLFSHLTARKMASNETFYRANRRSPWYMVAFGMVGASISGITFVSVPGMVMRTDMTYLQMCIGFILGYFLVAFLLLPIYYRYNLTTIYGYLQQRLGERSYKTGASFFLLSKMTGAAVRFFVVCILLQRFVLDGIGVPFWVTVPVMVLLIWLYTRKGGIKTLVWTDTFQTLCMFAALILIICQVMSALGMTPSEAITAIAHDSHSRILVFDDWMSKQNFWKQFLSGVFVVIVMTGLDQDMMQKNLTCKSLREAQKDVCSYGFAFVPANLLFLSLGVLLVMLAQKQGVALPDAPDDLLPMFAASGAMGNLVVVLFTIGIVAASFSSADSALTAITTSLCVDILGRKEDMKLRKRMHLLVAFVFMLFIIAFKAINSTSVIDAIYILCSYTYGPLLGLFAFSLLTKRQVNDRWSPWVCIASPLICFAIDTLTSQYVGYKFGYELLMLNGALTFAGLALIKKETVKYKQ
- a CDS encoding DMT family transporter, whose product is MWLVLAFLSAALLGFYDAFKKKALSGNAVIPVLFLNTLFSSLIFLPFIVMSYTGNSLDGTMFHVAEGGWEVHKYIVLKSFIVLSSWIFGYFGMKHLPLTIVGPINATRPVMTLVGALLVYGEVLNLYQWIGVILAIISFAMLSRSGKKEGIDFKHNKWIYFIVLAAVLGAISGLYDKYLMAPPENDGVGLDRMIVQSWYNIYQCFLMGAMLLMIWWPTKKNSTPFHWHWSIIFISIFLSAADFVYFYALSLPGAMISIVSMIRRGSVIVSFLFGAAIFHEKNLKAKFVDLLLVLLGMLFLYFGTK
- the truA gene encoding tRNA pseudouridine(38-40) synthase TruA, producing the protein MRYFIFFGYDGTNYHGWQIQPNANSVQQELQRALSILLRKEMEVVGAGRTDTGVHARHMAAHFDTDRIPMEPDQLVYRLNRILPRDIAVYEVMEVAPEMHARFSAISRTYHYYIHTQKDPFERHYSLQMNYPLNFEKMNEAAQHFLHHEDYAAFCKAGGDNKTTICHVTAARWIQTSPTTWYFEITANRFLRNMVRAVVGTLIDVGREKITMEQFLDILHNGSRSDAGESMPGNALFLEDVGYDFKD
- a CDS encoding YihY/virulence factor BrkB family protein produces the protein MGVIERILGFYEDIREFNSSNIKDFRGRLKSWIKMGMLAGRIFYLKDMWARDVAALTFASFMALIPFMAMMFVIARGFGYASLLESWLSTTFEAQPVVAQTIVNFVHNYIENTQSNYIIGTGIVMFLYTIVSLMQKIELTFNDIWHTGERSWKQIVTEYPTILFGLGLLILFASSINVWTVNMVDNVDRIADIGDTIPSFILHLAAFVPMFLFFVFCYYVIPNTYIRVCSTLVPSFLAGVCMTALQYGYIYLQVFLSSYNVIYGSLAAIPLFLLWLQISWAIVVFGALLCHTNQNIHYYDGDLQYDHLKLVHRIKVCGVVMHLVCRRFNQGEQAYTPKEIHDLTKIPQQIVNQSVKELLRARLLVEIRIGKKSSFEESVVLHPIEKIEHLTYGVMIERLFSYGEDISSLAAFESDMAMWKDIDIVNAEFIERGKKIAFC